One window from the genome of Sphingomicrobium arenosum encodes:
- a CDS encoding YybH family protein produces MLKTGFAALPIALAAMATPSLAQDHSDHAGHQTEAVVEAGHEKHGMQDAEKVGHEGMDHAMHAEMMRKGAATTLESYRAALVARDAEAMTPLFAEKSRVFENGKDEGNFANYLAHHIGPELDAIESFTFTDPTLEVEVMGHMALGRETYRYDIKLKDGREIARDGVATSVLHHDKDGWKIVRYHSSSRAPR; encoded by the coding sequence ATGTTGAAGACTGGATTTGCCGCGCTACCCATCGCCCTCGCGGCGATGGCCACACCCTCGCTCGCGCAGGACCATTCCGATCATGCCGGTCACCAGACCGAGGCGGTTGTCGAAGCCGGCCACGAGAAGCACGGCATGCAAGATGCCGAGAAGGTCGGGCATGAGGGCATGGACCACGCAATGCATGCCGAGATGATGCGCAAGGGCGCGGCGACGACGCTCGAATCCTACCGCGCGGCGCTGGTTGCGCGTGACGCCGAGGCGATGACCCCGCTTTTCGCCGAGAAAAGCCGCGTGTTCGAGAACGGGAAGGATGAAGGCAACTTCGCCAACTATCTCGCGCACCATATCGGCCCCGAGCTCGACGCCATCGAGAGCTTCACCTTCACCGACCCCACGCTCGAGGTCGAGGTGATGGGACATATGGCGCTCGGCCGCGAAACCTACCGCTACGACATCAAGCTGAAGGACGGGCGCGAAATCGCCCGCGACGGCGTCGCCACCTCGGTGCTGCATCATGACAAGGATGGCTGGAAGATCGTGCGCTACCACAGCTCGTCGCGCGCTCCCCGTTAG